A single region of the Phragmitibacter flavus genome encodes:
- a CDS encoding TlyA family RNA methyltransferase, translated as MKSRLDQLLVARGLCESREQGKRLILAGDVLVNDTPVTKVGQLVAEDVVLRVKEPPKYVSRGGFKLEGALQQFNIDPTGCTCLDIGASTGGFTDCLLQHGASKIYAFDVGTNQLVWKLRNDPRVISREKYNVRHLDPADIPEPLDLIVADVSFISLTLVLPPALPLLKPGGNALVLIKPQFELSRDEIGKGGIVREPELHQKACDKIHAFIDHLPGFQWNGLIDSPITGTDGNREYLAWIKVSSL; from the coding sequence ATGAAATCGCGCCTCGACCAGCTTCTCGTCGCGCGCGGCCTCTGCGAATCCCGGGAGCAAGGCAAACGCCTCATCCTCGCCGGTGACGTCCTCGTCAACGACACCCCCGTCACCAAAGTCGGACAACTGGTCGCCGAAGACGTCGTCCTGCGCGTCAAAGAGCCGCCCAAATACGTCAGTCGCGGCGGTTTTAAACTCGAAGGCGCCCTGCAACAGTTCAACATTGACCCCACCGGCTGCACCTGCCTTGACATCGGAGCCTCCACCGGCGGATTCACCGACTGCCTCCTGCAACACGGAGCCTCAAAAATCTACGCCTTCGACGTCGGCACCAACCAGCTCGTCTGGAAATTGCGCAACGACCCGCGCGTCATTTCGCGCGAGAAATACAACGTCCGCCACCTCGACCCCGCCGACATCCCCGAGCCCCTCGACCTCATCGTCGCCGACGTCTCTTTCATCTCCCTCACCCTCGTCCTCCCTCCGGCGCTCCCCCTTCTCAAACCCGGCGGCAACGCTCTCGTGTTAATAAAACCCCAGTTTGAACTCAGCCGCGACGAAATCGGCAAAGGCGGCATCGTCCGCGAGCCCGAACTCCATCAGAAAGCCTGCGACAAAATCCACGCTTTCATCGATCATCTCCCCGGCTTTCAGTGGAACGGCCTCATCGACTCCCCCATCACCGGCACCGACGGCAACCGCGAATACCTCGCCTGGATCAAAGTGTCCAGTCTGTGA